GTCTCAATCTTTTACTGTACTGTAATATGTATACTAGATCTACACTGAACTACACAATTTTGCCTGACACTGTTCTTCAGAGAGTTTTACGAATGGATGGAGAGGAGATCCAGCATGAGTTCATTTacatagatgaggctgggttcaacctgaCGAGAACACGAAGGAGGGAAAGAAACATCATTGGCCACAAGGCAATAGTCAATGTCCCAGGGCAACGTGGGGGTAATATAACACTCTGTGCAGCCATTACACAGAATGGGGTCCTCCACCGCCATGCCCATATGGGCCCTTACAACACAGCACTCATTCTTGGACCAATTGCACAACATAACAGCAGCAAATCAAATCGATCATATGCAATACATTGTTGTCTGGGACAATGTGTCTTTCCACCGCTCTGCTCTGCTCTGGTTTCATCCACATTTCACCATCCTATATCTTCCACCATACACTCCATTCCTCAACCCTATAGAAGAGTTTTtctcggcatggcggtggaaggtatatgATCTCTGTCTCCAGGCTGAGGTACTCCTCATCCAAGCCATGGAGGAGGCCTGTGACCAGCAATGCAAGGATGGATTCGTCATTCAAAACTTTTCTTTCCAAGGCGTCTTGCTAATGACaacattgcctgtgatgttgatgaAATTCTCTGGCCAGATCCAGCTAGGCGAAGAGACAATGtctagtgtttttttgttttgtttgtttttttttacagtaaacttACAGTATAATACGTAAAGTGACATTTTGTTACAGTATTATGAATCTCCATGTCAACATTTTGGGCGTGTTGACAAATAAATGAGTTTCTTCAGTCTGCAACATTGGTCTTGTGTAGTGTTTGGtgaatttacattatatttgtaCTTTGTTGATGGTAGCCTACTCTAATCATAGGGAAGTAGAAGTGCTAAAAGTGTTTTAGGTTTATCACAGCAGAGTGTAACTCGTGCAAACAGAGTATAGTAATGTGAAACGTGTGTGTTTCATATGGTAACAAAGTGTggttattacagttttttccaattgctaacacactaaaatgacatgcacagcacaattatttaaactgacacacagagagcaaaacttcttctcaagtctccaaaagtctaaacaccttttctgttttacacacattttgcatttcaaaatagcactttttaaattcactaaatacagttctctgcataagacacaacaatctgacataaagtcacatgtttgccatttcaaaacactgcctttcaaaatgacactacatgagctaattggccaattacatgtgccacctggccaaacacctcagtggttaattgttaacacttcaaacaggatgtaagcactatgaaaagaccacaggtgagaaccttttttttttacaacaacaatggaagacattgcagagagaggaagaggaagaggaagagggaggttgagaataagagggggaggaagagtgagaggtaggggtagagcaggtagaggagttcatggccaaagaagacaaacactttcaaatgaaatcagagcaaccttagtagatcatgtcatcaaccatgggttggcaatgcgtgaggctggaccgagagtgcagccaaacttgagccgttttactgtcgcctctgtcatccggacctttagactggagaacaggtatgtaactgtggcaaggggggcgtggtttagcgggttCTGCAACAGGAGGGAGCGTCAGGGGAGgcgcggtgattgaacgggttaGATGCAAattacgaacacctgtttctcgttccagtaattggcgtggagacaggataaaacgccaggagaagcaggagtggaggagagagagagcctGCTGACAGTCGTGTATGCCGTCCGGTCtattggagtgaagcccgtcttCGGATGTGGAGAATTgaagtgtgcgttgcaccgagcttttgttttgttgtgttcttTGTGTGACCTTTTCTCTTTGAGAAAGAATAAAGCGACTGTCAGCAGCTAAAAGCCGATCCCTGTCCTCTTTCCTCCCACAACTACGAACTTTAccacactggtgccgaaacccgggaggaaaaGACGGAAGCCGCCGCCATGCAGGCAGCCCCCGCCGCTGGAAAGCCGTTTGCGGACATCATCGCATCCCTCGCGGTCCTTCACCAAGAACAACATCGGGCCCTGGTGGATCTTCGCAACGACCAGGAGCGCCGCTTCGAGGCCATCATCCAGggccagcaggaggaccgcgagaggttccggagctggatagaCCGGGAGGTTCCTGTGGGAACCACCGAGGCAGCTGCTGCCTCCTTCCAGCTGCCACTCCAGAAGATGGGCCCGCACGATGACCCGGAGGCCTTCCTCGACTTGTTTGAGAAGTCAGCTGAAGTGTCCGGTTGGCCCCGGGACCAGTGGCCCATGCGGCTCGTCCCCCTGCTGTCGGGCGAGTCGCAGGTGGCAGCCCAGCAGCTGCCCatccagaacctcctggtcttcgaCGACCTGAAGAGGGCCATCCTGCAGCGGGTCGGCCGCTCCCCCGAACAGCATCGTCAGCGATTTCGGTCTTTGGAGCTGGGGGAAGCGGGCCGGCCCTTCgtgttggcccaacagctccgggactcgtgccgcaaatggctgaTGGCCGACGGAGGTGGCGTGGAGCAGATCATCGATCGTGTGGTGCTGGAGCAGTTCACCACTCGGCTCCCGAGGAAGaccgccgagtgggtccagtgccaccggccCACGTCGCTGGATTCGGCCATCCAACTGGCGGAGGACCACTTGGTGGCGTGCCCAGGGGTCGGCGAGCCCCtaccatctgtctctctctccccctctcccccttctctctctctctctcgaccTGTCCCTGTTCCTAGGTCCCGTCCGCCCGGCCCGCCTCGTGGTCCACCCCGGGGGCGGGGTGGAACGGATTTCCGGCCGTTCGTGGCTCCGAGAGCCCCGCCCAGGGGGGCGGGTCTGGCCACCGCCGGACCGGACCCCGcgcctgcttctcccctctctccacgccaatcatCCGGCCCGTTCTCcgccactggagcggcgggcaggtctgggccggcctgctggcgttgcggggacccggatcacTTTTTAGACCGGTGTCCAATGATGGAGGTGGGGACattgatccgggtcccggacgacctgcaggttgcccccggtcaagctggtcagtaccagataccagtgagtatcaaggggggtacatatcaggctttggtggactcgggttgtaaccaaacctcggtgcatcaaagcctgatttcatccggggcattggatacaggccgcatggttagggtacggtgtgtgcacggggatatcGCGAGTTATCCGTTGGTGTCGGTCAGGATTCTatttaggggtcaaaagcatagtgtagaggtggcagttaatcccCACCTCCGGCACCCGATAATTTTGGGGACAAATTGGCCCgcgtttaataaattattgggaCATTTATGTTCGGGTGCCTCTTGGAAGAGATGTTCGCGGGGGAAGGAAGTGCGAGTGCAGGCGGGCGAGACTGATCAGGGACCAGTGGTGTCTGCTTCAGGGGAACCGAGCGGAATCGGGAGACTGATTCTCTCGGACCgtgatgattttcccctggagcagtctcacgatgaCACGCTGAAAAATGCGTTTGAGAGGGTCAGCATGATCGACGGTCAgtctctccagcctggacgaccACTGACTTACCCCTATTTTGCGATTattaaagataggttgtatcgagtgacccaagacgctCAATCAAAacaagatacaacccagttgttagtaccaaagagccgcagggaaatgcttttccatgcggctcactctaacccaatggctggacacttaggacaaacagcgacactaaatcgcctcatgacccgattcttttggccgggcattcacgagaacgtgcgcaggtggtgtgcgtcttgtcgtgaatgtcagctggtaaatccgccggccaccccaaaagcgcctttgcgcccccttccattaatgcaggtccccttcgaacgaattggtatggacctcatcgggccattagagcgatcagcgagAGGACATCGGTTTGCTCTAGTCATTGTGGACTATGCAACCcgatatccagaagcagtggctctccgcaacatttctgctaagagtgttgcggacgccctcttcagtttaatctcccgggtggggattccgaaagaaatcctcactgatcaaggcacggcgtttatgtcacgtacgttacgcgaactgtacgaattgttgggcattaaatcgattcgaaccagcgtctttcacccacaaacggacgggttggtcgaacgttttaatcgcacgcttaaatccatgattcgtaagttcgtgcaagaagacgccaaaaattgggataaatggttggaacccctgttgttcgctgtgcgagaggtcccgcaagcctccacggggttttccccctttgagcttctctttgggcgccacCCCCGCGGGGTCCTGGATGTCCTAAGAGaatcttgggaggacggaccgtctcaatcaaaaaatgaaattcagtatgtgctggacttgagaacaaaactccacactttggggcggctatctatggagaatttgttacaagcccaggacAGACAGTGCCGGTTGTATGACAGGGGAACGAATCTAcgtaaatttgcaccgggagagaAAGTGCTTGTATTACTTCCCACGTCAAGCTCAAAATTACTGgcgaagtggcaaggaccatttgaggtcacacgACGAATTGGTGATctcgattatgaggtaatacggtccgataggagaggggcacgtcagatttatcacctcaacctcctgaaaaagtggagtgaggcggaatcagtgatgctggcgacggtgattagcggagaggatgatcttgggccagaggcgaatgtaaaaaaacaatccctcgctctggccccagggggagatcacctttcgccctcacagctcactgatgTTTCTAAATTACAGGCTGAGTTTGCCGACGTGTTCTCTCCCGTACCGGGCCGTAcggacctcattcagcaccacatcgagaccgagccgggcgtggtgattcgcagccggccgtatag
The window above is part of the Chanodichthys erythropterus isolate Z2021 chromosome 3, ASM2448905v1, whole genome shotgun sequence genome. Proteins encoded here:
- the LOC137008194 gene encoding uncharacterized protein, whose product is MQAAPAAGKPFADIIASLAVLHQEQHRALVDLRNDQERRFEAIIQGQQEDRERFRSWIDREVPVGTTEAAAASFQLPLQKMGPHDDPEAFLDLFEKSAEVSGWPRDQWPMRLVPLLSGESQVAAQQLPIQNLLVFDDLKRAILQRVGRSPEQHRQRFRSLELGEAGRPFVLAQQLRDSCRKWLMADGGGVEQIIDRVVLEQFTTRLPRKTAEWVQCHRPTSLDSAIQLAEDHLVACPGVGEPLPSVSLSPSPPSLSLSRPVPVPRSRPPGPPRGPPRGRGGTDFRPFVAPRAPPRGAGLATAGPDPAPASPLSPRQSSGPFSATGAAGRSGPACWRCGDPDHFLDRCPMMEVGTLIRVPDDLQVAPGQAGQYQIPTDASDRGLGAVLSQEIEGEERPVLYISRKLSKREAKYSTVEKECLAIRWAVLTLRYYLLGREFTLCSDHAPLQWLHRMKDTNARITRWYLALQPFKFKVIHRPGVQMAVADFLSRNGGGGGATGRTAPRPESGGGGMWQGGAWFSGFCNRRERQGRRGD